The sequence below is a genomic window from Draconibacterium halophilum.
AGATCTATAGCATTTATCAGCGTATCAATTTCTTCCATCGATAAAATATCCGGAAGTTTTCGGCCAATTTTTGGCGACTCGAGTAAGGCTGTTGGATCACTGGTAATCTTTTCTTCAATCAAAAGGTATTTATAGAAAGATTTTATGCCCGAAATAGTTCGTGCCTGAGTTCTTGGACTCACTCCTTTATTATTTAACCATTCGACAAAACTTTTTAACTGGCTCAGGACTACCTTCTCCGGAGTAACCCCTTTATAGCTTTTTTCAAAAAAATCTTCGAGCTTATTAATATCGTTAATATAGGCCGCTATTGAATTCTGCGACAAAGATTTCTCTAACGTTAAGTAATTCTCATATCCCTTTTTACATTCCTCCCATTTCATAATCTTGCAAATTAAGGTTACTTTTATGTCTGTTTATTTGTGCAACGCATGCTCACCAAAAGTGTGAACTATTGATACAAAAAAATATTACGTTGCATTTTGAATAAAGTTACTATAAAATATATTAAAATTGAAATAATGAAGCTCTTGATTATCAATGGACCTAATTTAAACCTACTAGGAGTAAGGGAAAAATCGATTTATGGAACAAAAAGTTTTAAAAGTTATTATGAACAATTAAAACTGGATTTCCCGGATCTGGACCTTACTTATTTTCAATCGAACGTTGAGGGCGAATTAATAAATACATTGCACGAACATGGTTTTAGCTACGATGGCATAATTATAAATGCCGGAGCCTACACTCATACCTCGGTTGCCATTCGCGATGCCATTGCAGGAATAAAAACTCCGGTTGTTGAAGTGCATATTTCAAATACACTCACGCGCGAAGATTTCAGACATAAATCAATAATTGGTCCGGTATGTAAAGGATGTATTATGGGTTTTGGGCTTGAATCATATCGATTAGCTCTTCAAAGTTTCGTAAATTGAAACTGATTCTATACTCTCTATTAAATTTAATCCCAGATTAAATTTAATTTAACCGTTAAATCGGGTTTTATTGTACTTTTGCGGCCTTAAAAATTTAGAAGTAATGAGAAAGACCAAAATTGTTGCGACAATTTCAGATCAAAGATGTGATGTAGATTTCATTCAGTCGCTTTATGATGCGGGCTTGAACGTAGCCCGTATAAACACCGCCCATATTACACCCGAAAGTGGGAAAGTAATGGTTGACAATATTAAGGCGGTTTCAGATAAAATTGCCATTCTTGTTGACACGAAAGGACCAGAAATAAGAACATGCCAAACGCTTTCAGACACGGTAGTTGAAGAAGGAGAATTTGTTACACTTTCATACTCAGGCGGGGTATTGGATGATGTTAAAAACATTTGCGTTAACTATAAAGGTTTTGTAAACGACTTAACTGTTGGCAACAAAATTCTTGTAGACGATGGCGATATTGCTTTTGAAGTAGTTGAAAAACATATTAAGTATTTATTGTGTAAAGTAGGCAACTCGGGTGTTGTTAAAAAGCGTAAAAGTATTAACGTTCCGGGAGTAGAAATTAAATTACCATCGTTAACCGAACGCGATATCGAATTTATTCGCTTTGCCGTTGAAAACGATCTTGACTTTATCGCTCACTCTTTTGTCCGCCATAAAGAAGATGTTAGCGAAGTTCAAAAGATTTTGGATGAGTATAACAGCCCTATTAAAATAATTGCCAAGATTGAGAACGTGGAAGGCGTTGAGAATATTGACCAGATATTAGAAGACGCTTATGGTATTATGGTGGCTCGTGGCGACCTTGGAATTGAGCTTCCTGAGGAACGGATTCCTGCCGTACAACGAAACCTTGTTCGTCGCGCGATCCTTTTCCAAAAACCTGTTATTATTGCCACACAAATGTTGCATACCATGATTGAGCATCCAAGGCCAACACGCGCCGAGGTGAGCGACGTGGCCAGTGCCATTTACATGGGAACCGATGCAATTATGCTGAGTGGCGAAACAGCTTATGGGAAATACCCTGTTGAAGCCATAAAAGCAATGAATAGAATTGCACAAGAAGTAGAACCCGACCGCGACCGACGCGAGTTAACAGTACCCCTGAAGGCAGATATTCCGGCCTACCTGGCTCAATCGGCTATACGCGCAGCACGCGAGTTAAAACCCGATGCCATTATTACATCCACTACTACAGGAAAAACGGGTCGCTATTTAGCTTCGCATCGTTCATTCTTTCCGGTTTTTGTAAAATGCCATTCATCCCGCGTTGTGCGCGAACTAGCGCTTTCATTCGGAATTCATCCATCTTTCCTTGAAACAAAAAAGAATAAGATGAAGATTCAAAAAGCAGCTGTTCAGGAATTGGTTAACCAGGGAACGATAAAAATGGATGATCTGGTAATTTATGTTGGTGGACGATTTGGTGAGGATGCTGGTGCATCATTCATCGAAATCTCAACTGCTGACAGGTTATTCCTGAAACCAAAAGAAATACGTTAACAACAATTTACTCCATAAAAAAAGCCTTGCTTCTTCATTGAAACAAGGCTTTTTTATGCTAATAGTTAGCCTATCGGAAATCGATTACCTCTACATCATCGTGTTGTGATACATCGAAAACAAACTCCGAGTCGTCAAAACCGACATTCGTATCCATTTCTTTTACCAGTATTCCGTACAAATTTCCATCGGTACTGTGCAATGTTGCGGAATGGATCATCATCTCGGCCTTATCAATCACCACTTCTATTTTAGTTACATCATAGGTATCCGAATCGGGATAAAGATTGATGTAATACAGGGTTTTTCCATCTTCTGTTTTTTCGTCAACAAATTCAGACTTAAAACCACGTTCGTAAATACTAAACAAGGATGAAGGATCCATCAAGTCGCTGCCATCATCTATATTTGATACGGTCACCTGGTTTCCATCTTCCATATAATTCCAAATGGTCTCTCCATCCGAAAAAACTTCTGCTCCCAGGTTGGGCAGTTGCACACAATACTTCTGACCTTTAACTTTTATGGTACCCGAATTGGTTTCGTTGATATCCATTTCATCGTTCACCATGGAAAAAACAAAATTAGCCGACATTGAAGCAATATCTTTTGTTTTGGCGCTAAGTTCATCCAGAATTTTTTTTGCTTTCGCATCGTCTTGCGACCATCCTAATGTTGCCACCATAGCCAGTGCAACCATCAATACTATTCTCTTCATTCTTTTACTATTGTACTATTTCTTCTATCAGAAAATGAAAACGTAACGATTTTTCTCCCCAATGTATAAATCTCAGTCCCGTATCACCCTCAAAAAATTATCTCTACAAGCTATTCAATAACTGTTCCAAACTATATTCATCCTGCAATAACACCTGTCGTGCTTTGCTTCCCTCGCTTGGTCCTACAATTCCGGCAGCTTCCAGCTGATCCATTAAACGACCTGCACGGTTATAACCGATCGAGAATTTCCGTTGAATCATTGAAGTCGATCCCATTTGGTTCATTACCACTATGCGCGCAGCGTCATCAAACAATTCATCGCGGTTACGCAAGTCCACCTCTCCCGGCCCGGGCTCCTCGTCACCTGCATATTCGGGCAACAAAAATGCCGTTGGATATCCTCTTTGCTCACTAATAAATTCAACGATCTTTTCCACCTCTGGCGTGTCGACAAAAGCACATTGCACACGGGTCATTTCACTACCCTGAGAAATCAACATATCTCCGCGCCCGATTAGCTGGTTTGCTCCCGGCGAATCGAGAATAGTTCGCGAGTCGATCATTGAAGCAACTTTAAACGCAATTCGCGCCGGGAAGTTAGCCTTGATCACCCCCGTAATAATATTGGTTGAGGGGCGCTGTGTGGCAATAATCATATGAATTCCCACCGCCCTTGCCAGCTGTGCAATTCGTGCAATTGGCAATTCAATCTCTTTACCGGCAGTCATAATCAGGTCGGCAAACTCATCAATAATCACCACAATATAAGGCATAAAACGGTGTCCTTTTTCCGGATTCAGTCGGCGCGAGATGAATTTTTTATTGTACTCTTTAATGTTACGTGCCTGAGCAGCTTTCAACAGATCATAGCGGGCATCCATTTCCACATTAATCGAATTCAGCGTATTTTTTACTTTCTGAATATCGGTAATCACCGGTTCTTCGGCATCGGGCAGTTTTGCCAGGTAATGTTTTTCCAGCACCGAATAAATATTCAGCTCAACTTTTTTGGGATCGATAAAAACAAATTTCAGCTGCGACGGGTGTTTTTTATACAGCAACGAGGTAATGATCACATTTATACCTACCGATTTACCCTGTCCGGTAGCACCGGCAACAAGGATGTGCGGCATTTTTACCAGATCGAATATAAAAGTCTCGTTCGAAATGGTTTTTCCCAAGGCAACAGGCAATTCAGCTTTAGTCTCCTGAAACTTTTTCGAACGGATTATCGAGTGCATCGACACGGTTTCAGGATTCTGGTTCGGCACTTCAATACCGATGGTTCCGCGCCCCGGAATTGGTGCTATAATACGAATTCCCAAAGCTGCCAGACTTAATGCAATATCATCTTCCAGGTTTTTAATTTTTGAAATGCGTACTCCCGGTGCCGGTACAATTTCGTAAAGTGTAATTGTTGGGCCGATTGTTGCCCTGATCTTTGTGATCTCAATCTTATAATGACGCAGCGTTTCAACAATTTTATTTTTATTGGCTACCAGTTCTTCATTTCTCACTTCGGCATTGCCAAACTTATGATCTTCCAGTTGATCGAGTGTCGGGAACTTGTAACTGGCCAAATCCAGCGTTGGATCATAATCTTCCAGTTCCTCCGTCTTTTTGCCGTCCGACTCTTCTTCCTCATGCTTTGGTGCCACCGTTAAATCCAGGTCATCTTCTTTTTTTACCGGAATCACTTCAATATCGTCATCACTTTCCTCTTCCGGTTTAGCCACTTCAATATCGTCCGATTCTACCTCTGGTTTTTCCAGTGGCAGATCATCCTCATCGTCCGATTCAAAAATGGCTTTCACCACATCATCGTCATCGTCAATTACTTTTGTTATCGCCTCTTCGCCCTCTACGTTTTCGTTACTTGTGTCGTCCGCATCAATATCCGCATCATCCTGCCCCGACTCTTTAGGTTTTCTTTTCAACAGCGCTTTCAACATGGCAAAAACACCATCGAAACGCACAACCACAATCGCCAGTCCGGAGATAAACAACAGAAAAACAAGTCCGACAATACCAATTAACGATCGCAGCCAGTTGCTAAGAATAAATCCATAATGGCCGCCCCAGTAAATGGCCGATCCGGCATCGGTTTTATTAAAGAATAAACCCAGTGCTACTGAAAACCAAACGATGCAGATAATACTATATAAAACACTTTTTAGATAATTTCCGGTTTTTCTGCCCAATATTCGCAGACCGGTTATGGCCATCAAATAAACAAAGATGAACGAAGCGAGTCCAAATCCGCGATTCATAATAACTTCCGACAAATAAGCTCCCAGTTTCATGCCCTTATTTTGGGCTTTCACCTCGGTATTAAAAAGGAATTCCCGCCAGCCCGAATCCATAATACTTTGATCGGCTGCACCATAAAACAAAAACGATACAAAGGAAATAAGCAGATAGGCTGCCACCAAAAGCACGAACAACCCGAACAGGAAAAATACTTTCTCGCTCTTAAACGGGGATGTACGCTTTTTTTGGGTACGTTTATTTTTCGATTTTGCTGGCTTTTTCTTCGCTCTAAATGCCATGGAGATATTTTTAATCTGAATTTTTATTCACAACAAGTTTCCAATATAACGATTAAGTTTCATTTCAATTTTTGAGATCCTAAAAATCATTCAACAAAATCGACTTTAACGCAAAACAGGAACATTATCCTCTTAAAACAGAATAATGCCGGTTAAATTGCCCGCAAATTTAATTAAAAAAACTTAGCCTGATTAATTCATAAAAATGAATTAATTACCCGCAGGGCTGACGAAATAATTGAGATACAATTATTTGTCAGGGCTAACCTTGACATTGAAAATCATAAATATATTTTTTGAAAGCATGTATCGTGCAGATTTTCAATCGTCAACACTTCGTGTGAAAAATTTCTCGAATTTTTCAGGTTAGGTAGAAGTTATGCCTGCTTGCTAATTCCTGCAATCACTTCAAGAAAAAACTATTAGCAAATTAATGCCGTTTTCTTGCAGTTAGCAAGTAAACACTCCACCTGTTTTCTGAATTAATAAATCAATGCAAAAAAGCTGTTTTTAAATAGCATAATTAACACAAAACCAAGTCCTAACACATTTTTTTTATGCCTCGTTTTTCTATGTTTGTTACGCACTTGATCCTTTGTCAAGTCATTAACTAACTCTACTAATGAAGAAACGAGCTGTTGTTGCTTTGGGCGGAAACGCCATTCTGCGGGGTAACGAAGACGGAACCATCGTTCAGCAGGAAAAAAATGTAACCGACACACTTGAAAACCTGGTGCCTTTACTTCGCGATTGTTACGAACTGGTGCTGACACATGGCAACGGACCACAGGTTGGCAACATATTAATGCGTAACGACGCCGGCGAACAACTTTACGGAATTTCCCCCATGCCCTTGAATATTTGCGTGGCCGATTCGCAGGGCGGCATTGGTTTTATGATAGAGCGGATGATGCGCAACGTGCTTAACAAGCACGGCATCGATAAAAATGTCATTTCAATGGTCACACTTGTTGAGATCGATGCCAATGATCCCGCTTTTCAAAATCCATCGAAACGAATCGGGAAAGTTTACAGCAAAACAGAAGCTGATAAATTGGCGGAAAAAAAAGACTGGGTTTTTAAAACGACATCAAAAAGCAAAGATGGCTACCGCAGGGTTGTGCCCTCGCCCTCTCCCATTGATATTGTCAATAAAGAAATCATCAGCCAACTGCTTGAAAGCGGCAATATTGTAATTGCAGCAGGAGGCGGAGGCATTCCGGTTTATTTTGACGAGAACAACGACATGCGCACACTAGATGCCGTAATCGATAAAGACATGGCTTCGGGCATGTTGGCAACCAACATTCATGCAGATGAATTGTATATCCTTACCGATGTGCCTTTTATTTACAAAGACTTTGGCGAGGAAACGCAGGAGAAACTCGAATTTCTAAATTATTCCGACACCAAAAAACATCTTGAAAATGGTACATTTGCTGAAGGAAGTATGGAGCCCAAAATTAAAGCCTGCCTCAACTTTATAAAAAATGGCGGGAGCACAAGTATAATTACCGAAGCCACAAAACTGGCGGACAAAAGTTACGGATCGAAGATAACGATGGAGTATTGAGACGGAGAGAAATGAGCACCGAAACGAGGAGACGGTGAGCACTGAGATGGTGAGACTGTGAGACGAAGAGACGGTGAGAGGACGAGATTTGGAAAGTAAGAGACTTGGAGACTGTGAGAAAAAGATTGAGTGAAAGATTGATTTGAAATTGACTAATAACCAGTGACTAATTAAATACAAAATACGATGACCAACAATTTAAAAAATAAAAACTTCCTGAAACTTCTTGATTTTACTCCTGAAGAAATAAATCATCTGCTTGACCTTGCGGCGAGTTTAAAAAGAGCCAAAAATGAAGGCACAGAACAACCTTCACTTTCCGGAAAGAACATTGCATTGATTTTTGAAAAAGCTTCCACCCGCACCCGATGCGCTTTTGAAGTAGCAGCTTACGATCAGGGGGCAACAGTTACTTACCTGGGGCCATCCGGTTCGCAAATCGGACAGAAAGAAACCATGAAAGATACAGCCCGCGTACTGGGAAGAATGTATGATGGAATTGAATACCGCGGTTTCGCGCAGGACATTGTTGAAGAACTGGGAGAATTTGCCGGCGTTCCCGTTTGGAACGGATTAACCAATGAGTTTCATCCTACGCAAATTCTGGCCGACTTCTTAACCATGCAGGAACACAGCAACAAACCGCTATCGGAAATAAAATTCTGTTATCTGGGCGATGCCCGTAACAACATGGGAAATTCCTTAATGGTAGGTGCCGCCAAACTGGGAATGGATTTCAGGGCAGCTGCACCAAAGGCTTGTCAGCCGGCAGAGGAATTACAAGCAGAATGCCGTGAAATAGCTGCTCAAACCGGCGGCAAGATTACGGTTACCGAAGACGTAGCCACCGCAGTAATAGACTGCGATTTTCTGTATACCGACGTATGGGTATCGATGGGTGAGCCCGACGAAGTATGGCAGGAACGAATAAAACTCTTGCTTCCTTACCAGGTAAATAAGCAAGCGATGGAACTTACCGCAAACCCCGATGTTAAATTCCTGCATTGTTTGCCGGCCTTCCATAACCGCAACACCAAAATTGGTGAGCAGATCTATCAAAAATTTGGATTGGAAGCCATGGAAGTCACCGAAGAGGTATTCGAAAGCGAGGCATCACTGGTATTCGACGAAGCCGAGAACCGGATGCACACCATTAAAGCTGTAATGGTTGCCACACTGGCTTAAGCAAAATTACCATAGATTTTAAAAGCATTATCTTCAGTTTTTGGAGGTAGTGCTTTTTTTGTTTTCAAGCACTGTTGTCCGTTTAGAAATAATTACCGACAAACAGATTGCTTCACTGCGTTCGCAATGACTATATTTTCAATGAGTTAGCTTTGTGGGAAGGGGTTGGTTGGCGGCGATGCCGCCAACCAACCCCTTCCCTTCTAAAAACCGTGAATAGTGCATCATTGCGAGCATCGCGAAACAATCTTAAAGTTTTACCAGACACTAATGATTCTCAAGTAGCTACTAGCCGCGAGCCACTAGCATTAAGTCACCGGTGTAATACCAATTTAACTTTGGGATGCCGTATTGGATAGAAGATTATTTTTTGTTTATGCGAGGCGGAAAATTTTTGCATAGCCATAGCTACGGAACAATTTTTCAACGAAGCAGAAGCGAAAAAGAATCGATTTATATGCGGCATATCATGGTTAATTTGGTATAACTTCGTTACGTCATGCTGAATTTATTTCAGCATCTTTAAACCAATAGGCATTCCTAACAATTTGCCAATACCAGAAATTAGCCCCCACCGCTGCAAACGCGTTCCTCCCCTCCTTGCCCTACCCTTTATACACAAATATTAACTAAAAACACCTGTTGGAATTCGGCGCATAGTAGTTTTCTATATTAATTTACTGCAGCAGTTGCGCCGTTTTCTAATGGTCATAAACCCCGGGTGCCACTCTCCGCCAGCTGGCGGTTCGTTCTGCCCGGGGCTAAATTATTTCGGACTTTCAGCCCTACAATCCCCCTAAAAGATGCTTGAAAGTTTTCTTTATAAACAAAAATTAGCGCTGAAAGTGCTTCATATTTCAGCCCAGGGCAGGGTAATTCAGAGAATTACGTCGCCCTGGGTTTTATTAGTCTTTTTAATCTTGCATCAATGTCTGACAATCTCCTAGTCTCACCATCTCAGTGCTCAAGTCCCATCTTCTAACCATCTCTCTGCTCTCTTCTCATCTCAAAGTCTCACCGTCTCACCATCTCAGTGCTCAAAGTCTCACAGTCTCATTACCCATCACTCAATCTTTTTTCTATTTTTGCCCCGTGAAAAATCATTCAATATTCATTACAACTATTCTGGTGGCAGCAATGCTATTACTCTCAATACATGGGATGGCCTCCAACAAAAATTACCCGAAAGGGATTTCTCTGCTGACTACCGAGACAACTCCAAACTTCGCTTTCCACAACGATTCCATTCACCGCATCGATTTTAAATATGTCGACAAAAAACGAGGCATTAAACCCTTTGTCGCCCCGTCGCTTCTGATTGCCGGGGGAACGGTTCTCCACTTTTCCGACTGGAAATACGATATCAACGAGTGGCGCTGGAATCATTTTAATTATACAGGCGATGTGGATGATTATTTACGTTTTGCCCCCATTGTTGCGGTTTACTCCTTAAATGTATTGGGGATAAAAGGAAAAAATAATGTAGGTAACCAAACTGCCCTCCTGGGAAAAAGTATGCTATTAACCACCCTAATTACCAAAGGGCTAAAAAGCACCCTGGATGTAGAGCGTCCAACGGGCGATTCGGGCTCCATGCCATCGGGACATACCTCCATCGTGTTTGCTGCTGCACAATGGATGCACCGCGAATATGGAGAGCAAAGCCTCTGGTACAGCGTAGGCGCTTATGCATGTGCAACAACGACAGCAGTCATGCGTGTATCCAAAGGCGGGCACTGGGCTTCCGATGTGCTGGTTGGTGCGGGAATTGGAATGATCTCCACCGAACTTATCTACCTTACCCATCAATACAAATGGGATCGTGAACACCTGAAAAACCTCGATATCTTTCCCTTTAAAACAGGTCGACAGAAAGGACTTGCGCTGGTTTATACCTTTTGATAAGCAGAAAGCCACTGGTAACGAGCTTCGGGTTTTAAGACACACAACAGAACACAGAAAATCTCATCTCCTTCAATCCTTCAATCTAACAATCTCAGTGCTCACAATCTCAGTGCTCAAAGTCTCATCGTCTAACAATCTCAGTGCTCAAAGTCTCAACATCCCAACGCTCAATCCCAAATCTCTCGCAAAGACGCCACGACGCAAAGCCTTTCCCGCTTCTCAAATTCTCACATTCTCACCGTCTCAAAGTCCCACTGTCTCACAGTCTCAAGCTCCAGGTTCCGATCTTAATCAATCCCGTCTCACCATCTCACAATCTCAGTGCTCATCTTCTCAATCTCATTTCTCACCATCTCATCGTCTCAACTTCCCAGTGCTCACCGTCTCACCATCTCTTTCCCACTCACTCACACACTTTCAACTTTTCACCCCATCCTCTTCATTTTATCGAAGTAATTCCTATTTTTGTCCCCTACAAATCCAAATTACAGAAACAGACTAATGATTAGTTTACAAACTCAAAAACACTGGCACGTAGTATACACCAGGTCCCGCGCTGAAAAAAAAGTCGTTCAGGAACTTAACGCGAATGGCATTGAGTGTTTTCTTCCCCTGCAAAAAAAGTTGCGCCAATGGAAAGACCGCAAAAA
It includes:
- a CDS encoding LolA family protein, with product MKRIVLMVALAMVATLGWSQDDAKAKKILDELSAKTKDIASMSANFVFSMVNDEMDINETNSGTIKVKGQKYCVQLPNLGAEVFSDGETIWNYMEDGNQVTVSNIDDGSDLMDPSSLFSIYERGFKSEFVDEKTEDGKTLYYINLYPDSDTYDVTKIEVVIDKAEMMIHSATLHSTDGNLYGILVKEMDTNVGFDDSEFVFDVSQHDDVEVIDFR
- the argF gene encoding ornithine carbamoyltransferase; protein product: MTNNLKNKNFLKLLDFTPEEINHLLDLAASLKRAKNEGTEQPSLSGKNIALIFEKASTRTRCAFEVAAYDQGATVTYLGPSGSQIGQKETMKDTARVLGRMYDGIEYRGFAQDIVEELGEFAGVPVWNGLTNEFHPTQILADFLTMQEHSNKPLSEIKFCYLGDARNNMGNSLMVGAAKLGMDFRAAAPKACQPAEELQAECREIAAQTGGKITVTEDVATAVIDCDFLYTDVWVSMGEPDEVWQERIKLLLPYQVNKQAMELTANPDVKFLHCLPAFHNRNTKIGEQIYQKFGLEAMEVTEEVFESEASLVFDEAENRMHTIKAVMVATLA
- the pyk gene encoding pyruvate kinase, which codes for MRKTKIVATISDQRCDVDFIQSLYDAGLNVARINTAHITPESGKVMVDNIKAVSDKIAILVDTKGPEIRTCQTLSDTVVEEGEFVTLSYSGGVLDDVKNICVNYKGFVNDLTVGNKILVDDGDIAFEVVEKHIKYLLCKVGNSGVVKKRKSINVPGVEIKLPSLTERDIEFIRFAVENDLDFIAHSFVRHKEDVSEVQKILDEYNSPIKIIAKIENVEGVENIDQILEDAYGIMVARGDLGIELPEERIPAVQRNLVRRAILFQKPVIIATQMLHTMIEHPRPTRAEVSDVASAIYMGTDAIMLSGETAYGKYPVEAIKAMNRIAQEVEPDRDRRELTVPLKADIPAYLAQSAIRAARELKPDAIITSTTTGKTGRYLASHRSFFPVFVKCHSSRVVRELALSFGIHPSFLETKKNKMKIQKAAVQELVNQGTIKMDDLVIYVGGRFGEDAGASFIEISTADRLFLKPKEIR
- a CDS encoding carbamate kinase — its product is MKKRAVVALGGNAILRGNEDGTIVQQEKNVTDTLENLVPLLRDCYELVLTHGNGPQVGNILMRNDAGEQLYGISPMPLNICVADSQGGIGFMIERMMRNVLNKHGIDKNVISMVTLVEIDANDPAFQNPSKRIGKVYSKTEADKLAEKKDWVFKTTSKSKDGYRRVVPSPSPIDIVNKEIISQLLESGNIVIAAGGGGIPVYFDENNDMRTLDAVIDKDMASGMLATNIHADELYILTDVPFIYKDFGEETQEKLEFLNYSDTKKHLENGTFAEGSMEPKIKACLNFIKNGGSTSIITEATKLADKSYGSKITMEY
- a CDS encoding FtsK/SpoIIIE family DNA translocase; translated protein: MAFRAKKKPAKSKNKRTQKKRTSPFKSEKVFFLFGLFVLLVAAYLLISFVSFLFYGAADQSIMDSGWREFLFNTEVKAQNKGMKLGAYLSEVIMNRGFGLASFIFVYLMAITGLRILGRKTGNYLKSVLYSIICIVWFSVALGLFFNKTDAGSAIYWGGHYGFILSNWLRSLIGIVGLVFLLFISGLAIVVVRFDGVFAMLKALLKRKPKESGQDDADIDADDTSNENVEGEEAITKVIDDDDDVVKAIFESDDEDDLPLEKPEVESDDIEVAKPEEESDDDIEVIPVKKEDDLDLTVAPKHEEEESDGKKTEELEDYDPTLDLASYKFPTLDQLEDHKFGNAEVRNEELVANKNKIVETLRHYKIEITKIRATIGPTITLYEIVPAPGVRISKIKNLEDDIALSLAALGIRIIAPIPGRGTIGIEVPNQNPETVSMHSIIRSKKFQETKAELPVALGKTISNETFIFDLVKMPHILVAGATGQGKSVGINVIITSLLYKKHPSQLKFVFIDPKKVELNIYSVLEKHYLAKLPDAEEPVITDIQKVKNTLNSINVEMDARYDLLKAAQARNIKEYNKKFISRRLNPEKGHRFMPYIVVIIDEFADLIMTAGKEIELPIARIAQLARAVGIHMIIATQRPSTNIITGVIKANFPARIAFKVASMIDSRTILDSPGANQLIGRGDMLISQGSEMTRVQCAFVDTPEVEKIVEFISEQRGYPTAFLLPEYAGDEEPGPGEVDLRNRDELFDDAARIVVMNQMGSTSMIQRKFSIGYNRAGRLMDQLEAAGIVGPSEGSKARQVLLQDEYSLEQLLNSL
- a CDS encoding phosphatase PAP2 family protein, coding for MKNHSIFITTILVAAMLLLSIHGMASNKNYPKGISLLTTETTPNFAFHNDSIHRIDFKYVDKKRGIKPFVAPSLLIAGGTVLHFSDWKYDINEWRWNHFNYTGDVDDYLRFAPIVAVYSLNVLGIKGKNNVGNQTALLGKSMLLTTLITKGLKSTLDVERPTGDSGSMPSGHTSIVFAAAQWMHREYGEQSLWYSVGAYACATTTAVMRVSKGGHWASDVLVGAGIGMISTELIYLTHQYKWDREHLKNLDIFPFKTGRQKGLALVYTF
- the aroQ gene encoding type II 3-dehydroquinate dehydratase, producing MKLLIINGPNLNLLGVREKSIYGTKSFKSYYEQLKLDFPDLDLTYFQSNVEGELINTLHEHGFSYDGIIINAGAYTHTSVAIRDAIAGIKTPVVEVHISNTLTREDFRHKSIIGPVCKGCIMGFGLESYRLALQSFVN